The following proteins come from a genomic window of Streptomyces sp. Sge12:
- a CDS encoding SsgA family sporulation/cell division regulator, producing the protein MITVIEQAAQARLVATAPKVETVPVTLCYDRADPFAVRMAFPAPATLEGVEVSWTFSRELLESGLDRPSGWGDVRVRPYDADRTTIEFHAAEGVAIVLMLTAELHRFLERAAAVVPPGLEHLYLDMDHSLAELMRDTC; encoded by the coding sequence TTGATCACTGTCATCGAGCAGGCCGCACAGGCCCGTCTGGTCGCCACCGCGCCGAAGGTCGAGACCGTGCCCGTCACCCTCTGCTACGACCGTGCGGATCCGTTCGCCGTGCGGATGGCCTTCCCCGCCCCGGCCACGCTGGAGGGCGTCGAGGTCTCGTGGACCTTCTCGCGCGAGCTGCTGGAATCGGGGCTGGACCGCCCGTCGGGCTGGGGCGACGTACGCGTGCGCCCGTACGACGCCGACCGGACCACCATCGAGTTCCACGCGGCGGAGGGCGTCGCCATCGTGCTGATGCTGACCGCCGAGCTGCACCGGTTCCTGGAACGGGCCGCGGCCGTGGTGCCACCCGGCCTCGAGCACCTCTACCTCGACATGGACCACAGCCTGGCCGAGCTGATGCGCGACACCTGCTGA
- a CDS encoding ABC-F family ATP-binding cassette domain-containing protein has product MSNAPAFITCSALSFDWPDGTPVFDGFHLSVGPGRTGLIGLNGCGKSTLLKLIAGELTPTEGQSAVAGSVGHLPQNVTLDTALRVDEALGIHTTRAALHAIEAGEATEANFTAVGDDWDVEERALATLDQLGLARIGLDRTVGELSGGESVLLRLAALLLARPDVLLLDEPTNNLDLRARGRLYEAVESWSGVMLLVSHDRELLERVDQIADLRDGEVRWYGGNFTDYEEMLAAEQESAERMVRVAEADVARQKRELSDAQVKLARRKRYGQKMNDNKREPKIVMGARKRAAQESAGKHRIMHAEKLAQAKERLDQAVEAVRDDDEIRIQLPATQVPPGRRVLTLSDLHLAHGARVPGEWELHGPERIALVGRNGSGKTTLLRTIAGQLAPVSGAAVTHVTTRFLPQRLDVLDESRSVVENVARFAPQATNNLIRARLAHFLFRGGRADRPAATLSGGERFRAALAALLLAEPAPQLLMLDEPTNNLDLSSVRQLTEALESYEGALVVASHDVPFLESIGITRWLLLDGELRPTTAEAVRETLWHE; this is encoded by the coding sequence ATGAGTAACGCCCCTGCTTTCATCACCTGCTCCGCACTGTCCTTCGACTGGCCCGACGGCACCCCCGTCTTCGACGGGTTCCACCTCTCCGTCGGCCCCGGCCGAACCGGCCTGATCGGGCTCAACGGCTGCGGGAAGTCCACCCTGCTGAAGCTGATCGCCGGCGAACTGACCCCGACCGAGGGCCAGTCCGCCGTCGCCGGCTCGGTCGGCCACCTCCCGCAGAACGTCACCCTCGACACCGCGCTGCGCGTGGACGAGGCGCTCGGCATCCACACCACCCGCGCCGCCCTCCACGCCATCGAGGCGGGCGAGGCCACCGAGGCGAACTTCACCGCCGTCGGCGACGACTGGGACGTGGAGGAACGGGCCCTGGCCACGCTCGACCAGCTCGGTCTCGCCCGGATCGGCCTGGACCGCACCGTCGGAGAGCTCTCCGGCGGCGAGTCCGTACTGCTGCGGCTGGCCGCCCTGCTGCTCGCCCGCCCCGACGTCCTGCTGCTGGACGAGCCCACCAACAACCTGGACCTGCGGGCCCGGGGCCGCCTGTACGAGGCGGTCGAGTCCTGGTCCGGGGTGATGCTCCTGGTCAGCCACGACCGGGAGCTGCTGGAGCGGGTCGATCAGATCGCCGATCTGCGCGACGGCGAAGTCCGCTGGTACGGAGGGAACTTCACGGACTACGAGGAGATGCTCGCGGCCGAGCAGGAGTCGGCCGAGCGGATGGTCCGGGTCGCGGAGGCCGACGTGGCGCGCCAGAAGCGAGAACTGTCCGACGCGCAGGTCAAGTTGGCGCGGCGCAAGCGGTACGGGCAGAAGATGAACGACAACAAGCGCGAGCCGAAGATCGTGATGGGTGCACGCAAGCGTGCGGCCCAGGAGTCGGCGGGCAAGCACCGGATCATGCACGCGGAGAAGCTGGCACAGGCGAAGGAGCGCCTGGACCAGGCCGTGGAGGCGGTGCGCGACGACGACGAGATCCGGATCCAGCTGCCCGCCACCCAGGTCCCGCCGGGGCGGCGCGTACTGACCCTGAGCGATCTGCACCTGGCCCACGGGGCCCGGGTGCCCGGCGAGTGGGAACTGCACGGTCCGGAGCGGATCGCCCTGGTGGGCCGCAACGGATCGGGCAAGACCACGCTGCTGCGCACGATCGCGGGGCAGCTCGCGCCGGTGTCCGGGGCGGCGGTGACGCATGTGACCACACGGTTCCTGCCGCAGCGCCTGGACGTACTCGACGAGAGCCGTTCGGTCGTGGAGAACGTGGCGCGGTTCGCCCCGCAGGCCACGAACAACCTGATCCGGGCCCGACTCGCGCACTTCCTCTTCCGCGGCGGCCGGGCGGACCGCCCGGCCGCCACCCTGTCGGGCGGCGAACGCTTCCGGGCGGCACTGGCGGCCCTGCTGCTGGCGGAGCCCGCTCCACAGCTGCTCATGCTGGACGAGCCGACGAACAACCTCGACCTGTCGAGCGTGCGGCAGCTGACCGAGGCGCTGGAGTCCTACGAGGGCGCACTGGTGGTGGCGAGCCACGACGTGCCGTTCCTGGAGTCGATCGGCATCACGCGCTGGCTCCTGCTGGACGGGGAGCTCAGGCCGACGACGGCCGAGGCCGTCCGCGAGACGCTCTGGCACGAGTGA
- a CDS encoding acyl-ACP desaturase, which produces MTITSPHLGSSEAWTDAKLLYALEEVVEKELNRHLQVTKDWMPHEYVPWSEGRNFPGFFEDGEAWDPQQSKVTDIGKIALVVNLLTEDNLPSYHHEIASLFGRNGAWGTWVHRWTAEEGRHGIVMRDYLLASRAVDPDKLEAFRMQHMSEGFESDNRHSMLHSVAYVAFQELATRISHRNTGHQSGDPVCDRMLARIAQDENLHMVFYRNLLGAAFELAPDLTMQAVRDVVVNFRMPGHGMPGFERMAAQMAIGGVYNLRIHHDDVLSPVIRFLKIMSIDGLGPEGQKAQEELGLFMNGLDSEARKFDEKLAARAARLAARKG; this is translated from the coding sequence GTGACGATCACCTCTCCCCACCTCGGCAGCTCGGAGGCGTGGACAGACGCCAAGCTGCTGTACGCGCTGGAAGAGGTGGTCGAGAAGGAACTCAACCGCCATCTGCAGGTCACCAAGGACTGGATGCCCCACGAGTACGTCCCGTGGAGCGAGGGCCGCAACTTCCCCGGCTTCTTCGAGGACGGTGAAGCCTGGGACCCGCAGCAGTCCAAGGTCACCGACATCGGCAAGATCGCGCTGGTCGTGAACCTGCTGACCGAGGACAACCTCCCCAGCTACCACCACGAGATCGCCTCGCTCTTCGGCCGCAACGGCGCCTGGGGCACCTGGGTGCACCGCTGGACCGCCGAGGAGGGCCGCCACGGCATCGTGATGCGCGACTACCTGCTGGCCTCGCGCGCCGTGGACCCGGACAAGCTGGAAGCGTTCCGCATGCAGCACATGTCGGAGGGCTTCGAGTCCGACAACCGCCACTCGATGCTGCACTCGGTGGCGTACGTGGCCTTCCAGGAGCTCGCGACCCGCATCTCGCACCGCAACACCGGCCACCAGTCCGGTGACCCGGTCTGCGACCGGATGCTGGCCCGCATCGCGCAGGACGAGAACCTGCACATGGTCTTCTACCGCAACCTGCTGGGCGCGGCCTTCGAGCTCGCCCCGGACCTGACCATGCAGGCCGTGCGGGACGTCGTCGTCAACTTCCGGATGCCCGGACACGGCATGCCCGGTTTCGAGCGGATGGCCGCGCAGATGGCGATCGGCGGGGTCTACAACCTGCGGATCCACCACGACGACGTGCTGAGCCCGGTGATCCGCTTCCTGAAGATCATGAGCATCGACGGCCTCGGCCCCGAGGGCCAGAAGGCCCAGGAGGAGCTCGGGCTGTTCATGAACGGCCTGGACTCCGAGGCCCGCAAGTTCGACGAGAAGCTCGCCGCCCGCGCCGCGCGCCTCGCCGCCCGCAAGGGCTGA
- a CDS encoding WhiB family transcriptional regulator, which produces MSINTTTATTDTAWYELALCAQTGPGFFFPEPGSSLRDAKRLCGACEGRTACLEYALANDERFGVWGGLSESERLALRARRR; this is translated from the coding sequence ATGTCGATTAACACCACTACCGCAACCACTGACACCGCTTGGTACGAGCTCGCCCTGTGCGCCCAGACGGGCCCCGGCTTCTTCTTCCCGGAGCCCGGCTCCTCGCTCCGCGACGCGAAGCGGCTGTGCGGGGCGTGCGAGGGACGGACCGCATGCCTGGAGTACGCCCTGGCCAATGACGAGCGCTTCGGAGTCTGGGGCGGCCTCTCGGAGTCCGAGCGCCTCGCCCTGCGCGCCCGCCGCCGCTGA
- a CDS encoding TetR/AcrR family transcriptional regulator, with protein MADGRVERGNQTRRAVLDRTMSIASVDGLEGLSLGKIAADLGLSKSGVFALFGSKEDLQLATVRAAVEVFLNEVVRPVHRDPDGLPKVWRLCARWLDYSGRRVFPGGCFFYSVSAEFDARPGPVRDEIAKVRSDWTRYVERLLDEARLAGGFRSPADADAVPQLAFELTALMELANAHSVLHGDPSAYERAGRGILGRLRAVAAAPDELPELPPAFSSPS; from the coding sequence ATGGCTGATGGACGCGTGGAGCGCGGCAACCAGACGCGGCGGGCCGTGCTCGACCGGACGATGAGCATCGCATCCGTGGACGGCCTGGAAGGCCTGTCCCTGGGGAAGATCGCCGCGGATCTCGGCCTGAGCAAGAGCGGGGTCTTCGCCCTCTTCGGTTCGAAGGAAGACCTTCAGCTCGCCACCGTCCGTGCCGCCGTGGAGGTTTTCCTGAACGAGGTCGTGCGGCCCGTGCACCGGGATCCCGACGGCCTTCCCAAGGTGTGGCGGCTGTGCGCGCGTTGGCTCGACTACTCCGGGCGGCGGGTCTTCCCCGGCGGGTGCTTCTTCTACTCCGTCTCCGCCGAGTTCGACGCGCGCCCCGGGCCGGTGCGCGACGAGATCGCCAAGGTGCGCTCCGACTGGACTCGTTACGTGGAGCGCCTGTTGGACGAGGCGCGCCTGGCGGGCGGGTTCCGGAGTCCGGCGGACGCCGATGCCGTGCCGCAGCTCGCCTTCGAGCTGACGGCCCTGATGGAGCTGGCCAACGCGCATTCCGTCCTGCACGGCGACCCGTCGGCGTACGAACGGGCCGGGCGCGGCATCCTCGGCCGGCTGCGCGCGGTGGCGGCCGCTCCGGACGAACTGCCGGAACTACCGCCCGCGTTCAGCTCGCCTTCCTGA
- a CDS encoding alpha/beta hydrolase: MASLLSTALNVTARLAPGPAGRRAFALFVRPLGRARLRPEEADPMARAVRGRMVVYGTAVTTYRWGDGPRPVLVVHGWSSRASRFAGLIEALRAQGRTVISFDAPGHGESEGRASTIRDYRAIIGRLHAEHGDFSAVVAHSFGVLATFSMLHDGMRADRVVGIGGVADFDYLVARFRAGLDLGEGVGRALRAHVERRLFPGDPDIWRRLDARRRFADVRAPILLVHDSDDDVIDPAQSRAIAAAYGPQAHLIETSGLGHRRILADPDVIRTAVEFAVSEAAPPAPVPAPAAGAHRA, from the coding sequence ATGGCTTCACTCCTGAGCACCGCCCTCAACGTCACGGCCCGGCTCGCCCCGGGGCCGGCCGGGCGCCGGGCCTTCGCGCTGTTCGTCCGGCCCCTCGGGCGGGCACGGCTACGGCCCGAGGAGGCGGATCCGATGGCGCGGGCCGTGCGGGGACGGATGGTCGTGTACGGCACGGCCGTGACCACGTACCGATGGGGCGACGGGCCCCGGCCCGTTCTCGTGGTGCACGGCTGGTCCTCGCGCGCCTCGCGGTTCGCCGGGCTCATAGAGGCCCTGCGGGCCCAGGGACGTACCGTGATCTCCTTCGACGCGCCCGGGCACGGGGAGTCCGAGGGGCGCGCCTCCACGATCCGCGACTACCGGGCGATCATCGGCCGACTGCACGCGGAGCACGGTGACTTTTCGGCCGTCGTGGCCCACTCCTTCGGCGTGCTCGCCACCTTCTCGATGCTGCACGACGGCATGAGGGCCGACCGCGTCGTCGGTATCGGGGGAGTGGCGGACTTCGACTACCTCGTGGCGCGCTTCCGTGCCGGGTTGGATCTGGGCGAGGGAGTGGGGCGCGCACTACGCGCCCACGTGGAGCGCCGTCTCTTCCCGGGTGACCCCGACATCTGGCGGCGCCTCGACGCCCGCCGCCGCTTCGCGGACGTGCGGGCGCCCATCCTGCTCGTCCACGACAGCGACGACGACGTGATCGATCCCGCCCAGTCCCGCGCGATCGCCGCCGCCTACGGCCCGCAGGCCCATCTGATCGAGACCTCCGGTCTCGGCCACCGGCGCATTCTCGCCGACCCCGATGTCATCCGGACGGCGGTCGAGTTCGCCGTCTCGGAGGCTGCGCCGCCCGCACCCGTACCCGCGCCTGCCGCCGGCGCACACCGCGCGTGA
- a CDS encoding DUF4259 domain-containing protein yields the protein MGTWDVGPFDNDTAADFSGDLDEAPEGEREGIIRDALLRTIDTRDHLDQDIAVEAVAAAALVAAQCPGGEPITTAYGPDLALPQLSTELRALAVQALDRVVTEPSELMELWGETDEDGSWRASLAGIRTALLAASSEGAAAPLAQR from the coding sequence ATGGGTACTTGGGACGTCGGCCCCTTCGACAACGACACTGCCGCGGACTTCTCCGGCGATCTCGACGAGGCGCCCGAAGGCGAGAGAGAAGGCATCATCCGGGACGCTCTTCTCCGGACTATCGACACCCGCGACCATCTCGATCAGGACATCGCGGTGGAGGCGGTCGCAGCGGCGGCACTGGTCGCCGCACAGTGCCCGGGTGGCGAGCCCATCACCACCGCGTACGGGCCGGACCTGGCACTGCCCCAACTTTCCACCGAACTGCGGGCACTTGCCGTCCAGGCCCTCGACCGCGTGGTCACCGAGCCGTCCGAACTCATGGAGCTGTGGGGTGAAACCGACGAGGACGGCTCCTGGCGGGCCAGCCTCGCCGGGATCCGAACCGCCCTCTTGGCCGCATCTTCCGAGGGAGCAGCCGCCCCGCTCGCTCAGCGCTGA
- the ligD gene encoding non-homologous end-joining DNA ligase — protein sequence MGAAGNAIELEAGGRTVRLSSPDKVYFPERGLTKRHVAEYYLAVAPGITRALRNRPTTLERFPDGVEGESFFQKRAPKNLPDWIPTAHIAFPSGRTADEICPTEPAAVLWAANLGCLTFHPWPVRRDDTDRPDELRIDLDPQPGTDYHHAVAAAHELRALLEELGLRGWPKTSGGRGLHVFVPIEPRWTFTEVRRCAIALGRELERRMPGKVTTAWWKEERGERIFVDYNQTARDRTIASAYSVRPRPHAPVSAPLRWDEVDDAEPRDFDIVTMPARFAELGDLHADMDEHAFVLDAVLELAARDEQDHGLGDMPYPPDYPKMPGEPKRVQPSRAKHEG from the coding sequence ATGGGTGCTGCGGGTAATGCGATCGAGCTGGAGGCGGGCGGGCGGACGGTACGGCTGTCCAGCCCGGACAAGGTGTACTTCCCGGAGCGGGGTCTCACCAAGCGGCACGTCGCCGAGTACTACCTGGCGGTCGCGCCCGGCATCACACGAGCCCTGCGCAACCGGCCGACGACCCTGGAGCGCTTCCCGGACGGGGTGGAGGGCGAGTCCTTCTTCCAGAAGCGGGCCCCGAAGAACCTTCCCGACTGGATCCCCACCGCCCACATCGCCTTCCCGAGCGGCCGCACGGCCGACGAGATCTGCCCGACGGAACCGGCCGCCGTCCTGTGGGCGGCCAATCTGGGATGCCTCACCTTCCACCCCTGGCCGGTGCGGCGCGATGACACCGACCGCCCCGACGAGCTCCGGATCGACCTGGACCCGCAGCCGGGCACCGACTACCACCACGCGGTGGCGGCCGCCCACGAACTGCGCGCCCTGCTGGAGGAACTGGGCCTGCGCGGCTGGCCCAAGACCTCGGGCGGCCGAGGGCTGCACGTCTTCGTGCCGATCGAGCCGCGCTGGACCTTCACCGAGGTCCGGCGGTGCGCCATCGCACTGGGCCGGGAACTGGAACGCCGCATGCCGGGAAAGGTCACGACGGCCTGGTGGAAGGAGGAGCGCGGCGAGCGGATCTTCGTCGACTACAACCAGACGGCGCGCGACCGCACGATCGCCTCCGCCTACTCGGTCCGCCCGCGCCCGCACGCCCCGGTATCGGCGCCCCTGCGCTGGGACGAGGTGGACGACGCGGAGCCGCGCGACTTCGACATCGTGACGATGCCGGCGCGCTTCGCCGAACTGGGCGACCTGCACGCGGACATGGACGAGCACGCCTTCGTCCTGGACGCCGTCTTGGAACTCGCCGCCCGCGACGAACAGGACCACGGCCTGGGCGACATGCCCTACCCCCCGGACTATCCGAAGATGCCGGGCGAACCCAAGCGCGTCCAGCCCAGCCGGGCGAAGCACGAGGGCTGA
- a CDS encoding ATP-dependent DNA ligase, whose amino-acid sequence MDLPVMPPVKPMLAKSVAKIPPGMQYEAKWDGFRAIVHRDGAEIEIGSRTGKSLTRYFPELVEALKDNLPSRCVVDGEIVIVHGGRLDFDRLTERIHPAQSRVALLAETTPASFVAFDLLALNDEALLDTPLADRRTALVRSLSTARPPVHLAPATTDPALAQEWFERFEGAGLDGVIAKPLDLPYRPDARLMFKVKHERTADVVVAGFRFHKSGPIVGSLLLGLHDTHGTLQHVGVCAAFPMKRRAELVEELEPLRMPDPTGHPWAAWAEESAHESARLPGAQSRWTGKKDLSWVPLRPERVVEVRYDHMEGDRFRHTAQFHRWRPDRTPESCTYAQLEEVVGYDLGDVLGPGVGSGRAG is encoded by the coding sequence ATGGATCTGCCAGTGATGCCGCCCGTGAAGCCGATGCTCGCCAAATCCGTCGCGAAGATCCCGCCCGGGATGCAGTACGAGGCCAAGTGGGACGGCTTCCGGGCCATCGTGCATCGCGACGGCGCGGAGATCGAGATCGGCAGCCGCACGGGCAAGTCCCTGACCAGGTACTTTCCCGAGCTGGTGGAGGCCCTGAAGGACAATCTGCCGAGCCGTTGCGTCGTGGACGGCGAGATCGTGATCGTGCATGGCGGGCGCCTCGATTTCGACCGGCTGACCGAGCGGATCCACCCCGCGCAGTCCCGCGTCGCCCTGCTGGCCGAGACCACCCCCGCCAGTTTCGTCGCCTTCGACCTGCTCGCGCTCAACGACGAGGCGCTCCTCGACACCCCGCTCGCCGACCGCCGTACCGCCCTGGTCCGGTCCCTCTCCACTGCTCGGCCCCCCGTGCATCTCGCGCCCGCGACCACCGATCCCGCGCTCGCGCAGGAGTGGTTCGAGCGATTCGAGGGCGCCGGGCTCGACGGTGTGATCGCCAAACCGCTCGATCTCCCCTACCGGCCCGATGCCCGCCTCATGTTCAAGGTCAAACACGAACGTACCGCCGACGTCGTCGTCGCAGGTTTCCGTTTCCACAAGAGCGGTCCGATTGTCGGATCGCTGCTGCTCGGCCTGCACGACACCCACGGCACCCTGCAGCACGTGGGCGTGTGCGCCGCCTTCCCCATGAAGCGCCGCGCCGAGCTGGTCGAGGAACTCGAACCCCTGCGCATGCCTGATCCGACCGGCCATCCGTGGGCCGCCTGGGCCGAGGAGTCCGCCCACGAGAGTGCCCGGCTTCCCGGTGCGCAGAGCCGCTGGACCGGCAAGAAGGACCTCTCCTGGGTGCCGTTGCGCCCCGAGCGGGTCGTCGAGGTGAGGTACGACCACATGGAGGGCGATCGTTTCCGGCACACCGCCCAGTTCCACCGCTGGCGGCCCGACCGGACGCCCGAGAGCTGCACCTACGCCCAGTTGGAGGAGGTCGTCGGGTACGACCTCGGCGATGTACTCGGACCGGGCGTCGGCTCGGGCCGCGCGGGGTGA
- a CDS encoding FAD-dependent oxidoreductase, with protein sequence MAHVLVIGGGVAGPATALLAARRGHTAEVFESDVRAPGTSLDRDFFGWRRPTVPQAAQPHVLLGAAHNVLRADLPDVHEEMLRLGARERHELDWFDVRPPALPGDEDLVMLQARRIVLESALATALRAEPGVVVRYGEPVTGLLTAPGPAGAAGVTGAAAVQVTGVTTESGSYPGDLVVDACGRRGGTERRLAEVGCRPPVVERHRTGLAYFCRWYRLPEGMEEGPRRPWAVTGGAFAGCAVFPADNRAFAVTLFVHTTDTTRSALRDPDVFEAAARAFPPGAAWLALGAEPLSGVLATASLDNRWSALVDEQGPVVSGLVPVGDSITHTNPTLGQGTSLALWAARRVARTAHRDPGSPRYAAEHHIWAQRTLKPWFDFQVVADAAIGERFATRSGRGATAREVSALFDCALEDPEVMRARARVRHLVEPPERAYADPEIRARVARWLADRPDYAPNTAGPDREEWEKLTAG encoded by the coding sequence ATGGCACATGTGCTGGTCATCGGCGGAGGCGTCGCGGGGCCCGCCACCGCCCTGCTCGCGGCGCGGCGCGGACATACGGCGGAGGTCTTCGAGAGCGATGTGCGGGCCCCGGGCACTTCGCTCGACCGCGACTTCTTCGGCTGGCGGCGGCCGACCGTACCGCAGGCGGCCCAACCCCACGTCCTGCTCGGGGCCGCCCACAACGTCCTGCGCGCGGACCTGCCCGACGTCCACGAGGAGATGCTCCGGCTGGGCGCCCGCGAAAGGCACGAGCTCGACTGGTTCGACGTGCGGCCACCCGCGCTGCCCGGCGACGAGGACCTCGTGATGCTGCAGGCCCGGCGCATCGTGCTGGAGAGCGCGCTGGCCACGGCGCTGCGCGCGGAACCGGGGGTCGTCGTCCGGTACGGGGAACCGGTCACCGGGCTCCTCACGGCCCCGGGACCGGCCGGAGCCGCCGGGGTCACAGGGGCTGCCGCGGTCCAGGTGACGGGAGTGACCACGGAGAGCGGGAGTTACCCGGGTGACCTCGTGGTGGACGCCTGCGGGCGGCGCGGGGGCACCGAGCGCAGGCTCGCCGAGGTGGGCTGCCGGCCACCCGTCGTCGAACGGCACCGCACCGGACTCGCCTACTTCTGCCGCTGGTACCGGCTGCCCGAGGGCATGGAGGAGGGGCCGCGCAGGCCGTGGGCGGTGACCGGCGGGGCCTTCGCCGGGTGCGCCGTCTTCCCGGCCGACAACCGGGCGTTCGCCGTGACGCTGTTCGTGCACACCACGGACACCACCCGGTCCGCGCTGCGCGACCCCGACGTCTTCGAAGCGGCGGCGCGCGCCTTCCCGCCCGGCGCGGCCTGGCTGGCACTGGGCGCCGAGCCGCTGTCGGGCGTGCTGGCGACTGCGAGCCTGGACAACCGCTGGAGCGCGCTGGTCGACGAACAGGGCCCCGTGGTGAGCGGGCTGGTGCCGGTCGGTGACTCGATCACGCACACCAACCCGACATTGGGGCAGGGCACCTCGCTGGCCCTGTGGGCCGCGCGCAGGGTGGCCCGTACGGCGCACCGGGACCCGGGCTCCCCGCGGTACGCCGCCGAGCACCACATCTGGGCGCAGCGCACCCTGAAGCCCTGGTTCGACTTCCAGGTGGTCGCCGACGCGGCCATCGGCGAGCGCTTCGCGACCCGGTCCGGGCGCGGGGCGACGGCACGCGAGGTGTCCGCGCTGTTCGACTGTGCGCTGGAGGACCCCGAGGTGATGCGGGCACGGGCGCGGGTCCGGCACCTGGTGGAACCGCCGGAGCGGGCGTACGCCGATCCGGAGATCCGCGCGCGGGTGGCGCGCTGGCTGGCGGACCGCCCGGACTACGCGCCGAACACGGCGGGCCCGGACCGGGAGGAGTGGGAGAAGCTGACGGCGGGGTGA
- a CDS encoding NAD(P)/FAD-dependent oxidoreductase yields MGNAVDNSFDVAVVGGGAAGLAGALTLVRARRSVLVIDSGSPRNAPAAHMHGYLGQDGESPAALLARGRAEVTGYGGEVRTGTVLAADRLPDGSFLLRCGDGTTVRAGRLLVATGLVDELPAVPGLGARWGRDVLHCPYCHGWEVRDRPIAVLADGPLAVHQAQLWRHWSAHTTLLAHTWRLTAEDRELLAALGVDVVEGEVTGLAVHDDRLTGVTLAGGAEVGCRALVVAPRFTARSGVLTSLGLPTVVMERDGRAIGTCVESDPATGATALRGVWVAGNVTAPMEKVAGAAAQGAQAAMAINTDLIEAETRRAVEAYRAGADV; encoded by the coding sequence ATGGGCAACGCAGTGGACAACTCGTTCGACGTGGCCGTCGTCGGCGGTGGGGCCGCCGGGCTCGCCGGGGCCCTGACCCTGGTCCGGGCCCGCCGTTCGGTACTGGTGATCGACTCCGGCAGCCCGCGCAACGCCCCGGCCGCGCACATGCACGGATACCTCGGCCAGGACGGGGAGAGCCCGGCCGCCCTGCTCGCCAGGGGGCGCGCCGAGGTGACCGGCTACGGCGGCGAGGTCCGGACGGGCACGGTCCTCGCCGCCGACCGGCTGCCCGACGGGAGTTTCCTGCTGCGCTGCGGGGACGGCACGACCGTGCGGGCGGGCCGGCTGCTGGTCGCCACCGGCCTGGTGGACGAGCTTCCCGCCGTGCCGGGCCTCGGGGCGCGCTGGGGGCGGGACGTGCTGCACTGCCCGTACTGCCACGGCTGGGAGGTCCGCGACCGGCCGATCGCGGTGCTGGCGGACGGCCCGCTCGCCGTGCACCAGGCCCAGCTGTGGCGGCACTGGAGCGCGCACACCACCCTGCTCGCGCACACCTGGCGGCTCACCGCCGAGGACCGGGAGCTGCTCGCCGCCCTCGGTGTCGATGTCGTCGAGGGCGAGGTGACCGGACTCGCCGTCCACGACGACCGGCTGACCGGGGTGACCCTGGCCGGCGGCGCCGAGGTGGGGTGCCGGGCCCTCGTGGTGGCCCCGCGGTTCACCGCCCGCTCCGGTGTCCTGACCTCGCTCGGCCTGCCGACCGTCGTCATGGAGCGGGACGGCCGGGCGATCGGCACCTGCGTCGAGTCCGATCCGGCCACCGGGGCCACCGCGCTGCGCGGGGTCTGGGTCGCGGGCAATGTGACCGCACCGATGGAGAAGGTCGCGGGCGCGGCCGCACAGGGGGCGCAGGCCGCCATGGCCATCAACACCGACCTGATCGAGGCGGAGACCCGGCGGGCGGTCGAGGCATACCGGGCGGGTGCCGACGTGTGA
- a CDS encoding helix-turn-helix domain-containing protein: MGTEEQDEELAGVLTAVGPRLRALRRQRGTTLAQLSESTGISLSTLSRLESGQRRPTLELLLPLARAHRVALDELVGAPETGDPRIRPRPFVRHGSTYIPLTRNFGGVHAFKQILPPLEGPPPEPSLQVHEGYEWLYVLSGRIRLLLGEHDLILGPGEAAEFDTHTPHAFFNAGPQPAEFLSLFGPQGERIHVRARPTTASEGRP, encoded by the coding sequence ATGGGAACCGAGGAGCAGGACGAGGAACTCGCCGGTGTACTGACCGCCGTGGGCCCGCGGCTGCGCGCCCTGCGGAGGCAGCGCGGCACCACGCTGGCCCAGCTCAGCGAAAGCACCGGGATCTCGCTCTCGACCCTCTCCCGGCTGGAGTCCGGGCAGCGCAGGCCGACGCTGGAGCTGCTCCTTCCGCTGGCCCGCGCGCACCGGGTGGCGCTCGACGAGCTGGTCGGGGCCCCGGAGACCGGGGATCCGCGGATCCGCCCGCGCCCCTTCGTCCGGCACGGCAGCACCTACATACCGCTGACCCGGAACTTCGGCGGGGTGCACGCCTTCAAGCAGATCCTCCCGCCCCTCGAAGGACCGCCGCCCGAGCCCTCACTGCAGGTGCACGAGGGCTACGAGTGGCTGTACGTGCTGTCCGGACGGATCCGGCTGCTGCTCGGCGAGCACGACCTGATCCTCGGTCCCGGCGAGGCCGCCGAGTTCGACACGCACACTCCGCACGCCTTCTTCAACGCGGGTCCGCAGCCGGCGGAGTTCCTCAGCCTCTTCGGCCCGCAGGGCGAGCGGATCCATGTCCGGGCCCGCCCCACCACCGCATCGGAAGGACGTCCATGA